A DNA window from Castanea sativa cultivar Marrone di Chiusa Pesio chromosome 7, ASM4071231v1 contains the following coding sequences:
- the LOC142605377 gene encoding high affinity sulfate transporter 2-like, whose amino-acid sequence MSGRVTHEMEIGSGPSSRRHTQPSSHIHKVERPPQQNLLTEFQTVIKETFFHDEPLKAFQGQKSHTRFFLVLKAIFPILEWSRSYNLEKFRGDLIAGLTIASLCVPQDIAYAKLANLDPQYGLYSSFVPPLIYAFMGSSRDIAIGPVAVVSLLIGTMAQNEIDPKKNALAYRRLVFTATFFAGVTQFALGFFRLGFLIDFLSHAAIVGFMAGAAITIGLQQLKGLLGITNFTKKTDIISVMHSVFGTVHHGWNWQTIVIGLSFLAFLLLTKYIAKKYPKLFWVSAIAPLTSVIIATFCVYITRADKEGVAIVQYIKKGINPSSAHEIYWTGDLLLKGFKIGVVAGLIALTEAIAIARTFAAVKDYNVDGNKEMVAMGTMNIVGSMTSCYVATGSFSRSAVNFMAGCNTAVANIVMSCVVLLTLELITPLFKYTPNAVLASIIIAAVVPLVDIPAAILLWKIDKFDFLACMGAFFGVVFKSVEIGLLIAVAISFAKILLQVTRPRTAVLGRLPGTFVYRNVEQYPNATTVSGILIIRVDSAIYFSNSNYIKERILRWLSNEEEDLKINSRPRIKYLIIEMSPVTDIDTSGIHSFEELHKTLQNRDVKLVLANPGAIVTEKLHASEFTKKIGEDMIFLTVADAIEMLSPRIKELP is encoded by the exons ATGAGTGGGCGTGTTACTCACGAGATGGAGATCGGGAGCGGCCCTTCATCGCGACGCCATACACAACCTTCTTCTCATATTCACAAGGTGGAAAGGCCTCCTCAGCAAAATCTTCTCACTGAATTTCAAACTGTTATCAAGGAAACTTTCTTCCACGATGAACCCTTAAAAGCTTTTCAGGGCCAAAAAAGTCATACAAGGTTTTTTCTTGTACTCAAAGCTATTTTCCCGATTCTTGAATGGTCAAGAAGCTACAATCTGGAAAAGTTCAGAGGTGACCTGATTGCTGGACTCACCATAGCTAGCCTGTGTGTCCCTCAG GATATTGCATATGCAAAGCTAGCAAATCTTGATCCCCAATATGGGTTAT ACTCTAGCTTCGTTCCACCTCTTATTTATGCCTTCATGGGTAGCTCCAGAGATATTGCCATAGGACCAGTGGCCGTAGTGTCTCTTTTGATTGGAACTATGGCGCAGAATGAGATTGATCCAAAGAAAAATGCTCTTGCTTATAGGCGTCTTGTATTCACTGCTACCTTTTTTGCTGGAGTCACTCAATTCGCACTTGGATTTTTCag ACTCGGTTTCTTAATTGACTTTCTGTCTCATGCTGCCATTGTTGGATTCATGGCTGGGGCTGCCATTACCATAGGCCTTCAACAGCTCAAAGGTCTTCTTGGTATAACAAACTTCACAAAGAAGACTGACATTATTTCAGTGATGCATTCAGTTTTTGGCACAGTACATCATGGG TGGAACTGGCAGACCATAGTAATTGGGTTGTCATTCTTGGCCTTCCTTTTGCTTACCAAGTACATC GccaaaaaatacccaaaattaTTTTGGGTATCTGCTATTGCTCCATTGACCTCTGTCATAATAGCCACATTTTGTGTATATATTACTCGTGCTGATAAGGAAGGTGTAGCAATT GtgcaatatataaaaaagggcATAAACCCATCATCTGCTCATGAAATCTATTGGACTGGAGATTTACTTCTCAAAGGTTTTAAGATCGGTGTGGTAGCGGGTTTAATAGCATTGACG GAAGCTATAGCGATTGCTAGAACATTTGCTGCTGTGAAGGACTACAATGTGGATGGGAACAAAGAAATGGTGGCAATGGGAACTATGAACATTGTTGGTTCCATGACATCTTGTTATGTAGCTACAG GATCATTCTCTCGCTCTGCAGTAAATTTTATGGCTGGCTGTAACACAGCAGTTGCCAACATTGTGATGTCTTGTGTTGTTCTTCTAACACTGGAACTCATCACACCATTGTTTAAGTACACCCCAAATGCTGTACTTGCTTCTATCATCATTGCGGCTGTAGTTCCCCTAGTTGACATTCCAGCTGCAATACTACTGTGGAAGATTGACAAATTCGATTTTCTTGCTTGTATGGGGGCCTTCTTTGGTGTGGTCTTTAAAAGTGTGGAGATAGGCCTTTTAATTGCG GTGGCTATATCTTTTGCCAAAATCCTCTTACAAGTTACAAGGCCACGAACTGCAGTACTCGGGAGGCTTCCAGGGACTTTTGTTTACAGGAATGTGGAGCAATATCCTAATGCAACAACTGTTTCTGGAATTTTGATTATTCGAGTTGATTCTGCAATCTACTTTTCAAACTCCAACTATATTAAGGAGAG GATTTTGAGATGGCTAAGcaacgaagaagaagatttGAAGATAAACAGTCGGCCCAGAATCAAATATCTCATCATTGAAATGTCAC CTGTTACTGATATCGACACCAGTGGTATCCATTCCTTCGAAGAGTTACATAAGACACTTCAAAACAGAGATGTTAAG CTTGTTTTAGCAAACCCCGGGGCAATCGTGACCGAAAAGCTGCATGCATCCGAGTTTACAAAAAAGATCGGTGAAGACATGATCTTTCTCACAGTTGCAGATGCTATTGAAATGCTGTCGCCCAGAATTAAAGAACTGCCATAA